A region of the Conger conger chromosome 6, fConCon1.1, whole genome shotgun sequence genome:
TAATAATACCTGCAATAGTGTTGAAATTCAAGAAGCCAGTGCAACCAAGGCTTCATCTGGAGACTATAAAGACGAGCATTGCTAGACAGCGCATGTCCCGTTGGTGTGAATATCACCATTGTGCAATGTGGGATGTGGCAGAGGGTGTGTAGTCATGTcaatcattttttaataaagcaTGTACTGTTACTTTTTTAATCAGCTTCCACGTGTGGTTTTTCATCTTGGAGCAATGGGTATGCGGTAAAGTTTgaaattggaagaaaaaaaaacgtactTTAAAAGATTCAGAGGTTCTTTTTCTAATTTCCCCCAGCAGTTTGAATGAAAACTGCACTGGCAGTCAGATTGAGGTGGGAGTAACCAAGACAACCGTTATAGGTCATCTGGCTCTGCAGCATTGGAGCCATTACTGTACCTTttatgtatatactgtgtatgtgcataaaTGTTTTAGCTTTTTGAACTGACCTTCAGTTCACCAAGACCAAGGTGATACAGGTCCTTCCAAAGCCACTTAagcaatcacattctggtaccTTAATGGAATACATCAGTTTATAGAGTTTCAACGTAAGGGATTTCAACCCAGTTTTTCTATGTGATTACATTTTTGATATTTACATAGGTTTCTGTTGACCTATTGGCAATAGAGTGGTATAGGGACACACATCGTtgtgatttaaaatgtaaaaaaaatatatataaacaatgAAACTCCAAAGCAGTTTGTACAGTATTGTTATAAATACTAAATACATAATATTATTGTACAAATTTCTCAAGCCAGGATAAGAATTTGAAACATTAGGTTTtattctcaaaataaaatgccaatATACGAGGGGTTTAATCAGGGAGATATAGGTGGATATGTCTTTCACAGTTTAACATTGTGCTGCTTTAAGATAGATAATTTGATAACACTGTGCCACAAAAgtattcctgatttcctctattattttgtatttttcacacagaatggtttcagatcttgtaaatgtaatgttagaaaagggaacctgagtaaacacaaaacacattaaaaatgacTAATTTGTTTAATGAATAACGTTATCAAACTAAACCCCTGTGAGATATTGCGGCCTTAATCTTAACTGGTTttaccacctttagcagcaataactgcaatttAATATTTCCTATAATTTTATATTAGTCTAATAAACCCTGTGGAGGAAAGGGTTAcgaagccatttctaaggctctggtaCTCCAAATTCCTCCAAGAGAGCAATGACAACTTATCCAGGAAGAACATCCAAAGCCCATTAGAGTGGAAGGCagaaaccactgctaaccaagagaatTATCTATGCTCAtcaacagaaaaaacaaaagcaccaGATGATCCCTTTTGGTTTAATGTTCTATGGAGTCAACCTTTTTGAACGATACAGGTTCCATGATGTCTGGCAAAGCAAATGCATTTCACAGACCATACCAAGCCAAACATGGTGATATTAGCATGACCAATGTGAAGGACGGTCAATTCTTAGACtgacaaattataggaagtgatTGCTTGCCATGTGCTAAAGCAGGTGAGAACAATTTAAGGCTGAAATTACTCAGGGGTGACATGGCAGTTTGAGGACTGAAAAAATCCCTTTAGACAACTAGATTGACCCTCTAAAACAGTGGTGGGCAACAAGGGCTGTATCTGGTTTGCATGCCAACTGCTGGCCTCAATTACTTACTTGGCTCTAACACTTACGCCATCTAACATTTTAGCTATGTTTcttaatgaatgcattaatgCTAGACTATTCGTGTCCCTATATGATAGTTTTACTGTGATGTAATCTCAGTGAACTAGTGTTGATGTGtacagccaattagctcatttagccagagtagttggtggaaacaaaaacctgcatacacaccggccctccaggcctggaattgcccacccatgctctagggtctttcagcacacttggccctggttatgggtatgcactttgttgtacgtcgctctggataagcgcgtctgccaatagccaataatgtaaagagCGGAAACCATTCAGCAGGAGAAGAgatcaggaaggggcaaactGTCACAGCACAGTACATCAGGTTTAGTCTTTTGGGATTTTCAGCCATTCCCATTTCTTTAGGCCAAGAAAAGGCCTAACCTTTTAACTCAAGTTAGGACCTGTGAACTGTTGCACCTGGACAAGCAAGTCAAACATGGTAGAAATCCCACTTAAAATGACAATGCCACATTGGCAGTTGGATTTTGAAAGGCTGGCCCAAACTTTAATCCCTATCCAATAAGTCAAACCATTCCATTACTGCTGGAATTGTACAGTAATGGGACATGGTCCCCATTTAGGATTCCTAAAATTAGAACAGAAGCACCCAGACAGTAGCATTGAAACAAACTGAACAGagttctttggattttattGAAGTTCCACTGCAATAGGACAAAGCCAAGAAATAATTTACAACAGAATAGCAATATACCTGATTTGATCAAGGCAGTTAAGCCTCAAGTACAAAACAGCATTTAATTTAGAATTACATTAAAATTCACAAACTTGCAAAGAACTAGTTAAAAACCCTGTTTATTGCTACAAACACTTGagaatatttacattaaaaggCCActcttaaaattaaaataaaattaaaagctGGCCACCACAGGCGGATTGAAAGTcaaactcattttaaaaataaagtgcaGGGGTGAGGAGTTAGAGCAGCCTCAGGGCctcaggagggagagagcagaggagcagcCATGTCCCTGATCACATCAGCCTTGAGCTGGGGGAGGAGACTGATCCTCATCAGCCTGCTACTAGCATACTTGTTCTTGATGGCCTGTAGAAAACAAAGGTCACTGAATAACAGATCGGCACACAGAACCATGATCTGAATTTGGCAGGGTTGGGTCTCCCATTTGGAAATGCAACATTCACCATTATGCCACCACAGTGGGAGCACTACAGCTAAAGTCAaggtgcaaaaataaaattcccCAAACTACACTGCATACTAAAGGGGGTACCTGGTGAAACCATGTGCCTAGGACAGAGGTGCAAGTGGCAGAGCCTCAGTCTAATAGAAGAGTTTAGGTTAAAGAAGCATTGAAAGGGCCATCACTCACCACATACTTGGAGCGTCCCTCACTGACGCAGACAACATTTTTGGCAATGTGCTGCATGATGGGCTTGAGGTGGTCCTCGTCATAGGTGGAGTAGTGTTGCTGCGTTGCAGACTAGACGGAAacagaaatcatcaagacaacCTATAGGGAAGACTCATTCCCTCTGGAGGGAGTCAGTCAAGCACGTGTAAATGACAGTACCCATTTTTGTCCATCGACcacaagctgggaaaggcagagGGCAGCAGCAGCTATTTCAGAGGGGTGGTAATGTAGCATCTCGTAGTCCATGAGGGTCAGCTCCATCAGGTACTTGGCCAGCGTGTGTTTCTCTGCGTCAGCCTGGGGAGGAAATCAAAGGTAACATTTTGTTTAATCAAGCAGCAAATGCCAAGGCCAGGACAACTGGAAGGGATGCAGGGACACATGCAGTACAAGCCTCCTGTGCTGCCTGGATGTGGTTCACCCAGTCTGAGAGAACATGAGGCAGGCAGCAAAGCAGAACCTTGACAAGACTGGGACtggactaaagtaaaaatggCAGTTCCAGGTTATGCACTGAACTCATCTAGCCAAcactaatcctgctttgtgatatccCCCTGGTAAATGGCTTCATAAACAGAACAAATGATTACACTGCCAGCTTTGGAGGCCCTCCTCAGGAAGTGCAGGGGCAGGGGGCGCCCGAGCTGGAAGTTGAGCACCCGCAGAATGAGCATCTCCATCTCACGGATCTGAGCCTTGGTGAAGGCGTTATCAGTGATGTAGACGAAGTCGCCCACCTCCGGGGCATACATTTCCTCATATTTGGAAGCAAGGAGCATGGCGGTCACGCCGACCAGCTGCAGCTTCCGGCGGGAAACCGGCTGCACCTGGGCGAGGGGAGAAACAAGGTGTTAGCAGCAGCATGCAACACAAGTCACAAATTGAAGTGTGGAGCTTTTAAACCATTTGTAGGACACAATGACTACACTCCAAAACAAATATCCCAGTGTATACCAATATGATGACTGAGGTAAACCACCGTTTGCACAGCTTAAACCACATTTGATTAGCGACTGAGCAACACCCTTTGCTCGTTTCAATGCCATTAAAAACCATGCAAGACATGCCTGGAGGAAGCGATCCAAGATGGCCACAGTCATGTACAGAGTTTCCTGGAGCAGCTGGAACCTGGAGTGCACCTGGATGAGCCAGTCCACTAGGAGGGCACGCATGCGCTGGTTAATCTCATAGCCCTGCATGTACTTGGGACGGATCGACTGCTGGACCTGAGACAAGGGGAATTAAGCCTCCAATCAATTCAATGCACAAaaacaagaggaaaaaaaaacccagggtTACAGCACGAGCAGTGACTACCAAGCTTCAAGCAAACAAAGCAGACCTCAACCCTAAGCAGCAGTTAAACCAGACTAAAACAAGGGAGAAATTGGACAGTGTAGAGATTAAGTCCTAGGCAATATGGTTAAACGCATTAGTCTAAGGTCGACCCCTAATTTAGCATTTCAATAAAACAGTCAATGGGCTGAAAGCTGTGCATAGACAAATGCCGTCACAGGCGACAATAGGGACTTCCTGCTTACAAAACCATTACCATGTAGCACATGCAATTATACCTCGAGACTCCGAAGGTATGTATAGATATCCTTCACGTATTCGGAGCACAATTGAGGCATATCGGCGTCGCCTTCATCGATATCTTCTACATCGATAAGCGCGTCAGAGAAGGCCTGGCACAACTCTTCCTCCTTCATGGCCACATCGGTGGGAAGAGGAACGACTTGTGGTGGGTCAGCGATCGCAGGGAGGACCGGAGCGCGCTTGTGCTGCGCAGCCGCTGGCAGTGTCTGCTGCTGCGAGGCTGACTTGAAAGTCTTCACGGCCTGAGCCTTCAAGGTCGCGTTTTTCTAACAGGGAGATAAGGCAGTTTAACACATTTAACAGTAGTACAACTTCGTGGTCTAACAGGAGTATCAAGACAAGAGAAGCATACCTTGACTTGCGCAGCTTTATTGGCGAAGTTGGAAATTTCGCCAAGCACAGGCCTCCTGATTCCGTCTGCGATGGCCTTGCCCATTGGGGCTGGGTTCTGGGCATTTCGGTTCTGTGCGCAGACAAGGAATACTACTTTAGATATTGAAATGGCATGGTAAACGGTATTAGATAAGTTCAGTCCAGTTAATTGCGGTTGAGGGTTAGATATGAAGTCCCATCTCTTAAGGTTAGATTTCGCTAATGCAAGTTAACCAGTGCCAACGCCATAACGTGACGCAAGCGGTTGGCTTGTTAAACAATTAGCGAGCATGCTAACAATTATCGAGCTAATAATCTGTTTACTTGGCGAGCAAACGTTCACGGACATGGCTATGGCTATTCGGCAATGCATGAAACTAAACTAATACTAGCTAAGCAGTCGGACCTTGAATAGCAGACCGATTTCATTTTAGCTAGCCATGGTTAAGGCAATGTGCACGTCCATATCGGATCTTCCCCCAAAGTTAAACGAATGGCTCAAGAGTGGTAAAGTTAACTTCAACCAAGAATAATGGTCAACAGTATGCAGGCAAGTGGCTACAAATTTTGTACAAGTCAGTCGTGCAGGTTGCAAGCAAGTTACCCATTTATAGTTAGCTAGCCTACTAGCCAAATCGAAGCACTTTAAAACACGAAGTTCCGGGTACCTTTAGATGCTACAACTAGCTGATAATAGATACTTACAATTCCGCGTACTGCCAAAGACATCCTTGGAAATTCGTTCTTAAAAACAACGTCTGTAAGTGTGCGCTTACAATATTCACTGTACAAGTACCACTGTGTTGTTCCCAATGCTTTGCTGTGCAATTTACGACTGTGGGATCTCCATTCAAATACCGCTCCGGCAGTTTTCATTGGATACGGCTTCATACGATGCAACAATTTCATTGGTCGTAGGAGGACTCTGGAACGCGTTGTTTTGTTACCAGATGTTACAGATTGTAATCACGACCTAATTCTACTTTCATTCGAACAAAAACCCAGTCTATATCATATCTGTATTATATTTACGAATATAGATCCACAAAACAAtgagtgaaataaaataaacaagctAACGCATTTTCTGGCTCTGATACTATTTAAATGCTCCATTGTTCTCACGAGAGCCTATACGCATGCTGGGAAGTGAAGTCCAGTCTCAACGGCGTCTGCACGAAAAGTTTCTAGTGGTAGTGTAAGGTATCGAAAACTGAAAACCTTATCAGTATTCAACACTGTTCCCTGCTATAGTGGTGgggacatacactcagtgaccacgttattaggtagacctgtacaccagcttgttaattcaattatttaatcagccaatcatgtggcagtaacaaCAACTGAAATATGATGCAGCTGGGCacatcttatagtggctacactggtgcttgaaccactaaccttccggGTTCCAGGCAGGTTCCTTAGCCACTGTGGCATTTAGTGACTTTCCTGAGTGactttcacatatttcatttttttacagcAGAAGTAATTTGGGTGAAGTGTCTTTGCCCAAGAGTATAACAGAATGACACCTGGGAACCAAACCTAGGAGCTGAGTTGCAAGCCCCATTCCCTAATTACTAGTCAATGCTCCCATGCGAGTACCACAGAACATCAGCCCCGGTGAcccttttcccacatttaatttcatcatAGCTTAGAGGTTATACacattgtgttttattgtaACTACTCTTTATTGTAATGGTGAAAACCACAATTAATGAaagcaaatgtaattatttaatttacatgtacacacagtgagcactttattaggtagacctgtacatcagcttgtaaatatttaatcagccaatcatgtggcagcgactaattgcataaaggcatgcagacatggtcgagtggttcagctgtttttcagaccaaatgtcagaatggggaacaaatatgatctaagtgactttgaccgtggaatgattgttggtgctagacagggtgctttgggtatctcagaaacttctgatctcctggaattttctcACAcaagtctctagaatttgcagagaatggtttgaaaaacaaaaaacatccagtgagcagcagttctgctgtcaaacctcttaagtggataggctacagcaacagaagaccagaaagtgtaataaatacccaataaagtgctcactgagtttatatacTCATAACACCTCCCTGAAAAGTATTTGCATATATTTCTATTGTGTATAATGTATTATGGTATATTCCAACCCTTTCACATCTATATGTTGTTTGAACTGTTACTTGCCCTAGCATTTTGCCAAAAAAATTAATACCATCAAAATATCAAATTATGCAGTTCCATCaatgtgatgatgtcacatcGAACAGAATTCTAGTTagtaccttttttgtttgagCTCTAAGTACAAGATAAAacagattagcaaactgaatGTAATTTGCATTTGACTTGTCCACTTGGACAATGGACTCCATTATGACAGCATCCATTGCGACTATTAAAAGGAGATGAACGAGGTGGAGGCTccagagacagacaggacaCAGGTAAGAGTTACCTAactttattaatattactattTTAAAACTAATATAAATCCCTCAGAAAGGCATTCTGGGGCCAATAGGTC
Encoded here:
- the ccnb2 gene encoding G2/mitotic-specific cyclin-B2; this translates as MSLAVRGINRNAQNPAPMGKAIADGIRRPVLGEISNFANKAAQVKKNATLKAQAVKTFKSASQQQTLPAAAQHKRAPVLPAIADPPQVVPLPTDVAMKEEELCQAFSDALIDVEDIDEGDADMPQLCSEYVKDIYTYLRSLEVQQSIRPKYMQGYEINQRMRALLVDWLIQVHSRFQLLQETLYMTVAILDRFLQVQPVSRRKLQLVGVTAMLLASKYEEMYAPEVGDFVYITDNAFTKAQIREMEMLILRVLNFQLGRPLPLHFLRRASKAGSADAEKHTLAKYLMELTLMDYEMLHYHPSEIAAAALCLSQLVVDGQKWSATQQHYSTYDEDHLKPIMQHIAKNVVCVSEGRSKYVAIKNKYASSRLMRISLLPQLKADVIRDMAAPLLSPS